In Denticeps clupeoides chromosome 1, fDenClu1.1, whole genome shotgun sequence, a single window of DNA contains:
- the LOC114796457 gene encoding titin isoform X29 encodes MQMESRRKSQRSSFMDSLSSRSQWIIVLGLLITWSMAGIFMFDFINFKEEPDTQEDPIAAINDALESISEYMDKGLDVLSDPLGLVPESGEIVESAVDGLADLAGSASGLLLDSEGSVYGVRFLKSGGALIEDVRTGMQDAVLYLFHIFEGVLNAVTSFPVGILTQTLDGVKCILNLIANCIPSMPASREGSSYGVGALKSGGALMEDARIGLKNAVLYIFDVFQGLLNAAASFPFDGVTWIVNLIANCIPSMPAGHEGGFYGEVVLQSGGALVEDVRTGVKNVVLYLFNVFEGVLDAVIFIPDLLVTQTMHGVKYITNIVVYCVTSIPIDHAGWIPESIKPMNAITYATEGITNLNKNVFGSLSNMFKSDEGYIPEMSFDPMKVVTDAVEEITDKRNMFLAYLSTMLMQEKEDALQMKRKKGEFFPPLETVTEIMDRKEDDVLLEKIFKATSTKLEDHRRGRAMDDLQEEHEQKQEDSGKLDLKEEEDLDHMGEYQQEDRDEKNNKDASDYYNVSEPENLDDAVEKNVEGLVFLMKPITDVPDLERDSEAADEYEDKKSPESVIPEIEEFKEFETIPDDDEEMISGDTEETGKQARSDITEEEDDDDDDDDDDDKVPAEQAHSDITVSDFEGEIEMKVTDDDDLDSEDTEEKTSNVADDHIIEGEDDGEDLTEKTTAASKLAETTDDYNNDDAEDYRGGDEDNKDKDDYLEIEDAEETTAHDESVSEIDNKKDHVTESEDDVKDLIGPFTEAPKLADNEDDLEREDEEGKITSDLALAEIDNKHDHMTESEDDLIEPPTAAASLTDNHNVHDDDDAEEKIKSDVVVTEMDDKDDPLTVSEADSEDLIDPPAEAPSLTENCDVNYGDVHDDDDDLDSDDAEEKIKSDGGLAEDLVEPQTESPKMAEASDADEEDDLQSEDAEDKIKAEIRNKDDHMTESEDDSEDHTEPTTAAPSLAEVSDNQNDDEDDNDFDSDGSEMTEPLETMDTDVSAEQTKPEDILLKPDSSANGDDQNNNNNDRRKEKSKMKKQLPGKTRQSNITSDVLTEQEDLDSLPQDLYGVLEQEKAYKEQKTKEEVYKVIQELRAAEDEEDEEQMAITEETEKNAEEKTSDRMKRKAKLQMNMTSDDLEPKAEKLEKPEKLKKKPSVETHVIKKKSQKEVEAQRERAKPAKKEAEVLKEKVKPAKTERKVAKKAEQAKKAAPKVSTEKAKISPERKEAEDLKRKVKPAPAIKEVPQEKVKLAPEEAEVTKEKVKPLKKDFAASKEKAKPKKDVEAQTERAKPGKDAEVPKEKAKAKEARQVAKEKPAAQIKEPQVPQKKPITPEKEPAEKAKARPTKKESELPKEKAKAPAEVKEVPKEKVKPTPPIKKPKILKKDLKPITKEPKIPKEESKPIKKEPKIPKEEPKPIKEEPEIPKEESKPTKKVPEKAKSAPAIKEPEMPKEKEKPTLTVKKAEVTKEKAKSTRAAKQAEVPKEKARPTPGVKKPEEETHPEKKEIQKEEPKSSKKEPKILKEEPKPIKKEPKILKELKPIKKVPKIPKEGSKPIKKELKMPKEEPKPIKEEPEIPKEEPKPTKKEPEISKEESKPIKTEPKVPKEETPPSKKDPKILKEETQPMKKAPELSKEEPKHIKKEHKVLKEEPSPITKEPKIPKEEPKPKKESKIPKAKPRPTMKEPDISKEESKPIKTEPKSPKKELKPIKKEPKIPKEELKPIKKEPKVKKENTQPIKKEPKIPKVKAKPIMKEPKVPKEEIQLIKKEAKIPEEEPKPIKKEPKVPKEETKPIKKEPKVKKEDTQSITKAEPKIPKEEPEPIKKEPKVPKEDTQPIKKEPKIPVEEPKPIKKEPKVPKEDTHPIKKEPKIPVEEPKPIKKEPKVPKEDTQPIKKEPKIPVEEPKSIKKEPKIPEEEPKSIKKEPKVPKEETKPIKKEPKTPKVEAKPIKKEPKIPEEEPKSIKKEPKIPVEEPKSIKKEPKVPKEETKPIKKEPKIPEEEPKPIKKEPKIPKEEPKPIKKEPKVPKEDTQPIKKEPKIPEEEPKPIKKEPKVPKEETKPIKKEPKTPKVEAKPIKKESKIPEEEPKSIKKEPKIPEEEPKSIKKEPKIPEEESKSIKKEPKVPKEDTQPIKKEPKIPKEEPKPIKKEPKVPKEETKPIKKEPKTPKVEAKPIKKEPKIPEEEPKSIKKELDILKEEPKKAEAEVAKGKVKSTPAVKKPEVPKEKPEPIKKEAEMPKEKLKATPTIKKAEVQKEEKKLMKKEPEVPNEKVLHTTATQVEPVLKEKVKPPRKDVELAKAKAKPAPPLKAEAGIPKDKAKPKKAAEKDKEKPEPTPSPKELGVKKEKVPAAPTAKKPDVPKTEAKQPKKAPGAVLKERLKLTRGKADIHLKAELEGLKNLTKPIPKKEHIVKERKKLVEKATPEAPKEVKPVPETEEPEVSQETTAPLEKVVHIESVTPVDVTEPAPTKPGEPPLLEEFGAEEDDLPYFQCFFVDEDDTHYPFFPFSPIQM; translated from the exons ATGCAGATGGAGTCTCGTCGCAAGAGCCAGCGCAGCAGCTTCATGGATTCCCTTAGCAGCCGCAGCCAATGGATCATCGTCCTCGGCCTCCTCATCACCTGGTCCATGGCTGGCATATTTATGTTCGACTTCATCAATTTCAAGGAAGAACCGG acacacaggagGATCCCATAGCCGCTATAAACGATGCGTTGGAGAGCATCTCGGAATATATGGATAAAGGCCTGGACGTTTTGAGTGACCCGCTGG GTTTAGTACCTGAATCGGGTGAGATAGTCGAGTCTGCTGTTGATGGACTCGCTGATTTAGCAGGCTCGGCATCAGGACTGCTGCTGGACAGTGAAG gGAGCGTGTACGGAGTGCGTTTCTTGAAATCAGGTGGTGCTCTAATCGAAGATGTAAGAACTGGAATGCAGGATGCGGTGCTGTATTTATTCCACATCTTTGAAG GAGTGCTGAATGCAGTGACCTCCTTCCCAGTAGGAATTTTGACTCAAACACTTGATGGAGTTAAATGCATACTGAACTTGATCGCAAACTGTATTCCAAGCATGCCAGCTAGCCGTGAAG GGAGTTCTTATGGAGTGGGCGCCCTGAAATCTGGTGGTGCACTAATGGAAGATGCAAGAATTGGGCTGAAGAACGCAGTCCTGTATATATTCGACGTCTTTCAAG GCCTCCTCAATGCAGCGGCCTCCTTCCCGTTTGATGGAGTAACATGGATAGTGAACTTGATTGCAAACTGTATTCCAAGCATGCCAGCTGGCCACGAAG gggGTTTTTATGGAGAGGTTGTCCTGCAATCTGGAGGTGCACTCGTGGAAGATGTGAGAACTGGAGTGAAGAATGTGGTTCTGTATTTATTCAACGTCTTCGAAG GAGTGCTGGATGCAGTTATCTTCATCCCGGATCTGCTTGTGACTCAAACAATGCATGGAGTGAAATACATAACAAACATTGTGGTATATTGCGTCACAAGCATACCCATTGACCATGCAG GTTGGATTCCCGAAAGCATTAAACCAATGAACGCCATTACTTACGCAACAGAAGGAATCACTAACCTAAACAAGAATGTCTTTGGCTCGTTGTCTAACATGTTCAAGAGTGATGAAG GTTACATTCCGGAAATGAGCTTTGACCCCATGAAAGTTGTCACTGATGCAGTAGAAGAAATTACTGACAAAAGGAACATGTTCTTGGCATATTTGTCAACTATGCTGATGCAAGAAAAGG aaGATGCACTacagatgaaaagaaagaaag GAGAATTTTTCCCTCCACTAGAAACAG TTACAGAGATCATGGACAGAAAAGAAGATGATGTTCTGCTGGAGAAGATCTTTAAGGCCACTAGTACAAAGCTAGAAGATCACAGGAGAGGAAGAGCCATGGATGACCTCCAAGAAGAGCATGAGCAAAAACAGGAAGATTCTGGTAAATTGGAtttgaaagaggaagaagatcTAGATCACATGGGAGAATATCAACAGGAGGACAGGGATGAGAAAAACAACAAGGATGCTTCTGATTATTATAATGTTTCCGAACCTGAAAATCTTGATGATGCTGTTGAAAAAAATGTTGAGGGTCTTGTGTTTTTGATGAAACCCATCACAGACGTTCCAGATTTGGAAAGGGATTCTGAAGCAGCAGATGAATATGAGGATAAGAAGAGTCCAGAGTCTGTCATTCCTGAAATAgaagaatttaaagaatttgaAACAATTCCAGATGACGATGAAGAAATGATCAGTGGGGATACAGAGGAGACAGGAAAACAGGCAAGATCTGACataacagaagaagaagatgatgatgatgatgatgatgatgatgatgataaggTCCCAGCAGAACAGGCACATTCTGATATAACCGTGTCTGACTTTGAAGGTGAAATAGAGATGAAGGTCACTGATGACGATGATTTAGACAGTGAGGATACAGAGGAAAAAACATCCAATGTAGCTGACGATCATATTATTGAAGGTGAAGATGACGGTGAAGACCTGACAGAAAAAACCACAGCAGCCAGTAAATTGGCTGAGACCACTGACGATTACAACAACGATGATGCTGAAGATTACAGGGGAGGTGATGAAGATAACAAAGATAAGGATGATTATTTGGAGATCGAGGATGCAGAGGAAACAACAGCACATGATGAATCTGTTTCTGAAATAGATAACAAAAAGGATCATGTCACTGAAAGTGAAGATGACGTTAAAGACCTGATAGGACCATTCACAGAAGCACCTAAACTGGCTGATAATGAAGATGATTTAGAGCGTGAGGATGAAGAAGGAAAAATAACATCTGATCTAGCTCTAGCTGAAATAGATAACAAACATGACCACATGACTGAAAGTGAAGATGACCTGATAGAACcacccacagcagcagcatcactgACAGATAACCACAAtgttcatgatgatgatgatgcagaagaaaaaattaaatctgaTGTAGTTGTAACTGAAATGGATGACAAAGATGATCCTCTGACTGTAAGTGAAGCTGACAGTGAAGATCTAATAGATCCACCTGCAGAAGCACCATCATTGACTGAGAACTGTGATGTTAATTATGGTGAtgttcatgatgatgatgatgatttggATAGTGATGatgcagaagaaaaaataaaatctgatggAGGTCTAGCTGAAGACCTTGTAGAACCACAAACAGAATCACCTAAAATGGCTGAGGCCAGTGATGCTGATGAGGAAGATGATTTACAGAGCGAGGATGCAGAAGACAAAATAAAAGCTGAAATACGTAATAAAGATGACCACATGACTGAAAGTGAAGATGATAGTGAAGACCATACAGAACCAACTACAGCAGCACCATCACTGGCTGAGGTCAGTGATAATCaaaatgatgatgaagatgataaTGATTTTGACAGTGATGGTTCAGAGATGACAGAACCGCTGGAGACAATGGATACAGATGTATCAGCTGAACAAACCAAACCTGAGGACATACTTTTGAAGCCTGACAGTTCTGCCAATGGTGATgaccaaaacaacaacaacaacgacagAAGGAAGGAAAAATCCAAAATGAAGAAGCAGTTGCCGGGGAAGACAAGGCAATCAAACATCACGTCCGATGTTCTCACAGAGCAAGAAGATCTGGACTCTTTGCCACAGGACTTATACGGAG TTCTTGAACAAGAAAAAGCATATaaagagcaaaaaacaaaagaagaagtgTATAAGGTCATCCAAG AGTTGAGAGCCGcagaggatgaagaggatgaagaacAGATGGCCATAACTgaggaaacagaaaaaaatgctgaagaAAAAACATCCGACAGAATGAAACGCAAAGCCAAGCTTCAGATGAACATGACTTCAGATGACCTGGAGCCCAAAG CAGAGAAACTGGAGAAGCCCGAGAAGCTGAAGAAGAAACCCAGTGTTGAGACTCATGTGATAAAAAAGAAGTCCCAGAAAG AGGTGGAAGCTCAAAGGGAAAGAGCCAAACCAGCAAAGAAAG AAGCTGAGGTCCTGAAAGAGAAAGTCAAACCAGCCAAGACAG AACGTAAAGTTGCAAAGAAAGCTGAACAAGCAAAGAAAG CAGCACCTAAAGTTTCCACAGAAAAAGCCAAAATATCACCAGAGAGAAAAG AAGCTGAGGATCTGAAGAGGAAAGTCAAACCAGCTCCAGCAATTAAGG AAGTGCCACAAGAAAAAGTCAAGCTTGCACCTGAAGAGGCCGAAG TTACAAAGGAGAAGGTCAAACCACTGAAGAAAg aCTTTGCTGCTTCAAAGGAAAAAGCCAAACCAAAGAAAG ATGTGGAAGCTCAGACAGAGAGGGCCAAACCAGGAAAGG ATGCTGAAGTCCCAAAAGAAAAAGCTAAAGCAAAGGAGG CAAGACAAGTGGCAAAAGAAAAACCAGCAGCACAAATAAAAG AGCCTCAGGTTCCACAGAAGAAACCCATAACTCCTGAGAAAG AACCAGCTGAAAAGGCCAAAGCTCgaccaacaaaaaaag AATCTGAATTACCAAAAGAAAAGGCCAAGGCTCCAGCTGAAGTAAAAG AAGTtccaaaagaaaaagtgaaaccTACTCCACCAATTAAAA AACCAAAGATTCTGAAGAAGGACCTCAAACCTATAACGAAAG AACCCAAGATTCCAAAGGAGGAATCCAAACCTATAAAGAaag AACCTAAGATTCCAAAGGAGGAACCCAAACCAATAAAGGAAG AACCAGAGATTCCAAAGGAGGAATCTAAACCTACAAAGAAAG TGCCAGAAAAGGCCAAGTCTGCCCCAGCAATAAAAG AACCAGAAAtgccaaaagaaaaagagaagccCACTCTAACAGTTAAAA AAGCAGAAGtgacaaaagaaaaagccaAGTCTACTCGAGCTGCTAAAC AAGCAGAAGTGCCGAAAGAAAAGGCCAGGCCTACTCCAGGGGTTAAAA AACCAGAGGAGGAAACCCATCCTGAAAAGAAAG AAATTCAGAAAGAGGAACCCAAATCTTCAAAGAAAG AACCCAAGATCCTGAAAGAGGAACCCAAACCTATTAAGAAAG AACCAAAGATTCTGAAGGAGCTCAAACCTATAAAGAAAG TACCCAAGATTCCTAAGGAGGGATCCAAACCTATAAAGAAAG AACTTAAAATGCCAAAAGAAGAACCCAAACCAATAAAGGAAG AACCAGAGATTCCAAAGGAGGAACCTAAACCTACAAAGAAAG AACCAGAGATTTCAAAGGAGGAATCCAAACCTATAAAGACAG AACCCAAGGTTCCAAAGGAGGAAACCCCACCTTCAAAGAAAG ACCCCAAGATTCTGAAAGAGGAAACCCAACCTATGAAGAAAG CTCCTGAGCTTTCAAAGGAGGAGCCCAAACATATTAAGAAAG AACACAAGGTTCTGAAAGAGGAACCCTCACCTATAACGAAAG AACCCAAGATTCCGAAGGAGGAACCCAAACCCAAGAAAG AATCAAAGATTCCAAAGGCAAAACCTAGACCTACAATGAAAG AACCAGATATTTCAAAGGAGGAATCCAAACCAATAAAGACAG AACCTAAAAGTCCAAAGAAGGAACTCAAACCAATCAAGAAAG AACCTAAGATTCCAAAGGAGGAACTCAAACCAATCAAGAAAG AACCCAAGGTTAAAAAAGAGAACACCCAACCTATTAAGAAAG AACCCAAAATCCCAAAGGTGAAAGCCAAACCTATAATGAAAG AACCCAAGGTTCCAAAGGAAGAAATACAACTTATAAAGAAAG AAGCCAAGATTCCAGAGGAGGAGCCCAAACCTATAAAGAAAG AACCCAAGGTTCCAAAGGAAGAAACCAAACCCATAAAAAAAG AACCCAAGGTTAAAAAAGAGGACACCCAATCTATTACGAAAG CAGAACCCAAGATTCCAAAGGAGGAGCCCGAACCTATAAAGAAAG AACCCAAGGTTCCAAAGGAAGACACCCAACCTATAAAGAAAG AACCCAAGATTCCAGTGGAGGAGCCCAAACCTATAAAGAAAG AACCCAAGGTTCCAAAGGAAGACACCCATCCTATAAAGAAAG AACCCAAGATTCCAGTGGAGGAGCCCAAACCTATAAAGAAAG AACCCAAGGTTCCAAAGGAAGACACCCAACCTATAAAGAAAG AACCCAAGATTCCAGTGGAGGAGCCCAAATCTATAAAGAAAG AACCCAAGATTCCAGAGGAGGAGCCCAAATCTATAAAGAAAG AACCCAAGGTTCCAAAGGAAGAAACCAAACCTATCAAGAAAG AACCCAAGACTCCAAAGGTGGAAGCCAAACCTATAAAGAAAG AACCCAAGATTCCAGAGGAGGAGCCCAAATCTATAAAGAAAG AACCCAAGATTCCAGTGGAGGAGCCCAAATCTATAAAGAAAG AACCCAAGGTTCCAAAGGAAGAAACCAAACCTATAAAGAAAG AACCCAAGATTCCAGAGGAGGAGCCCAAACCTATAAAGAAAG AACCCAAGATTCCAAAGGAGGAGCCCAAACCTATAAAGAAAG AACCCAAGGTTCCAAAGGAAGACACCCAACCTATAAAGAAAG AACCCAAGATTCCAGAGGAGGAGCCCAAACCTATAAAGAAAG AACCCAAGGTTCCAAAGGAAGAAACCAAACCTATAAAGAAAG AACCCAAGACTCCAAAGGTGGAAGCCAAACCTATAAAGAAAG AATCCAAGATTCCAGAGGAGGAGCCCAAATCTATAAAGAAAG AACCCAAGATTCCAGAGGAGGAGCCCAAATCTATAAAGAAAG AACCCAAGATTCCAGAGGAGGAGTCCAAATCTATAAAGAAAG AACCCAAGGTTCCAAAGGAAGACACCCAACCTATAAAGAAAG AACCCAAGATTCCAAAGGAGGAGCCCAAACCTATAAAGAAAG AACCCAAGGTTCCAAAGGAAGAAACCAAACCTATCAAGAAAG AACCCAAGACTCCAAAGGTGGAAGCCAAACCTATAAAGAAAG AACCCAAGATTCCAGAGGAGGAGCCCAAATCTATAAAGAAAG AACTAGATATTCTAAAGGAGGAACCCAAGAAAG CAGAGGCAGAAGTAGCAAAAGGCAAAGTCAAGTCCACTCCTGCAGTTAAAA AGCCTGAGGTTCCTAAGGAGAAACCTGAACCAATAAAGAAAG aAGCAGAAATGCCAAAAGAGAAACTCAAAGCCACTCCAACAATAAAAA AAGCTGAGGTtcaaaaggaggagaagaaactaATGAAGAAAg AACCAGAGGTGCCTAATGAAAAAGTATTACACACCACGGCAACACAAG TAGAGCCTGTTCTAAAGGAGAAAGTCAAGCCACCAAGGAAAG ATGTTGAATTGGCAAAAGCAAAAGCCAAACCGGCTCCACCATTAAAAG CAGAAGCTGGCATTCCAAAGGACAAAGCTAAACCTAAAAAAG CTGCTGAGAAGGACAAAGAAAAGCCAGAGCCCACTCCATCACCAAAGG AATTAGGTGTGAAGAAGGAAAAAGTCCCAGCTGCACCAACAGCAAAAA AGCCAGATGTTCCCAAGACTGAAGCCAAACAACCAAAGAAAG CACCAGGAGCGGTTTTGAAAGAAAGACTGAAACTGACAAGAGGTAAAGCAGACATTCACCTCAAAGCAG AGCTTGAAGGTCTGAAAAATCTTACAAAGCCTATTCCAAAGAAAG AACACATTGTAAAGGAAAGGAAGAAGCTGGTGGAGAAAG CAACTCCAGAGGCACCAAAAGAAGTGAAACCTGTGCCAGAGACAGAAG AGCCTGAAGTTTCACAGGAGACCACTGCACCTCTGGAGAAAG TTGTTCATATAGAATCTGTAACACCAGTGGACGTCACAGAACCAGCGCCTACAAAACCAG GTGAACCACCGCTGTTGGAGGAGTTTGGTGCAGAAGAAG atgacctGCCCTACTTCCAGTGCTTCTTTGTGGATGAAGATGACACCCACTATCCTTTCTTCCCTTTCTCACCGATCCAAATGTGA